From a region of the Pseudanabaena sp. ABRG5-3 genome:
- a CDS encoding ABC-F family ATP-binding cassette domain-containing protein gives MLRLEHIQKIYPTGEVLKDVNWEVKTGDRIGLVGVNGAGKSTQLKIIAGEIEPTAGQIVRPSSLKIAYLSQEFDIEETRTVKQEMWQAFQEVREIQKELAIIHHHLENLKDGEDYEPILKKMDRYQRQFEDHNGYELESRIDKLLPELGFKADDGDRLVSEYSGGWQMRMGLGKILLQSPDLLLLDEPTNHLDLETIEWLEKYLRSLSTPMVIVSHDREFLDRLCTSIVETERGVSTTYLGNYTSYLTQKAEAKAAQSAAFERQQKYIEKQQVFVDRFRASATRSTQAKSREKQLDKIERIEAPESDVRTLKFHFPPASRSGRVTVEIKDLTHAYGEQILFLGADLEIERGDRVAFLGPNGAGKSTLLKMVVGKEPFNEGEINLGHNVLIGYFEQNQAEALDLHKDVFHTIHDDFPKMTHEEVRGVLGKFLFSGDTVFKLVRDLSGGEKARLALAKMLLTPVNFLILDEPTNHLDIPAKEMLEAALREYEGTVAVISHDRYFISQVANKIVEIRDGDLVVYAGDYAYYQEKKEEEEREAKHKAEMAAKAAKEALKKEKERTKQAEKRQEKQQQKVKAK, from the coding sequence ATGCTTCGTCTAGAACACATTCAGAAAATTTATCCCACTGGCGAAGTCCTCAAAGACGTTAACTGGGAAGTCAAAACAGGCGATCGCATTGGTTTAGTCGGCGTAAATGGCGCGGGGAAATCAACACAGCTCAAGATTATTGCAGGGGAAATCGAACCTACCGCAGGACAAATCGTGCGTCCTTCGAGTCTGAAAATTGCCTATCTCAGCCAAGAATTTGACATCGAAGAGACTCGCACCGTCAAACAGGAAATGTGGCAAGCCTTTCAGGAAGTCCGCGAGATTCAAAAAGAATTAGCAATTATTCATCATCATTTGGAAAACCTCAAGGATGGGGAGGACTATGAGCCGATTCTCAAAAAGATGGATCGCTACCAGCGTCAGTTTGAAGATCACAATGGCTATGAACTGGAAAGCCGTATCGATAAGCTATTGCCAGAACTAGGTTTTAAAGCTGATGATGGCGATCGCTTAGTCAGTGAATATAGCGGCGGTTGGCAAATGCGGATGGGCTTAGGCAAGATTTTGCTGCAATCGCCCGACCTATTGCTACTCGATGAACCGACGAACCACTTGGATTTAGAAACCATTGAGTGGTTAGAAAAATACCTGCGATCGCTAAGTACACCGATGGTGATCGTCTCCCATGACCGCGAATTTCTAGATCGCCTCTGTACCTCAATTGTGGAAACTGAGCGTGGCGTATCCACCACCTACTTGGGTAATTACACCTCATACCTCACCCAAAAAGCTGAAGCCAAAGCTGCCCAGAGTGCTGCCTTTGAGCGTCAACAAAAATATATTGAAAAGCAACAGGTCTTCGTCGATCGCTTTAGGGCAAGTGCTACCCGTAGTACCCAAGCCAAGAGCCGCGAAAAGCAACTGGACAAAATTGAGCGGATTGAAGCCCCTGAAAGTGATGTACGGACTCTCAAGTTCCATTTCCCCCCTGCATCTCGTAGTGGGCGCGTCACCGTCGAAATTAAAGATCTCACCCATGCCTATGGAGAGCAAATTCTATTCTTGGGCGCAGATCTAGAAATCGAAAGAGGCGATCGGGTTGCCTTCCTTGGTCCTAATGGCGCAGGCAAATCTACCCTACTCAAAATGGTTGTGGGCAAAGAACCCTTCAATGAAGGCGAAATCAACCTTGGTCATAATGTCCTCATTGGCTATTTTGAGCAGAACCAAGCGGAAGCCCTCGACTTACACAAAGACGTATTTCATACCATCCATGACGATTTTCCCAAAATGACCCACGAAGAAGTGCGTGGCGTATTGGGTAAATTCCTATTTAGTGGAGACACCGTATTTAAACTAGTACGCGATCTTAGTGGTGGGGAAAAAGCAAGGCTTGCCCTTGCGAAAATGTTGCTTACTCCTGTGAATTTTTTAATCCTCGATGAGCCGACTAACCACCTTGATATTCCTGCCAAAGAGATGCTAGAGGCGGCTTTACGTGAGTATGAAGGGACTGTTGCCGTCATCTCTCATGATCGCTATTTCATCTCCCAAGTTGCCAATAAAATTGTCGAAATCCGTGATGGGGATCTCGTGGTCTATGCAGGCGACTACGCCTACTACCAAGAGAAAAAGGAAGAAGAAGAACGAGAAGCTAAGCACAAGGCAGAGATGGCAGCCAAAGCTGCAAAAGAGGCCCTAAAGAAGGAAAAGGAAAGAACAAAACAAGCAGAAAAACGTCAAGAAAAGCAACAGCAAAAGGTGAAAGCAAAGTAA
- a CDS encoding DNA topoisomerase (ATP-hydrolyzing) subunit A translates to MAKQGQQQLDFWSESNGGKIIPTSLHTEMQRSYLEYAMSVIVGRALPDARDGLKPVHRRIIYAMHELGLLPDRPFRKCARVVGDVLGKYHPHGDQSVYDALVRLVQDFSSRYPLLAGHGNFGSVDNDPAAAMRYTECRLAAIGNEALLGEIEEEVVDFVDNFDGSEQEPAVLPAQLPMLLLNGATGIAVGMATNIPPHNLSEVIDGAIALIDNPNLPDEQLLSLIPAPDFPTGGIIMNEEGVREAYLTGRGSITIRGVASVEQFGGKGTGKRQKLAIIVTELPYQVNKSAWIEKIAELVNNGKIEGISDIRDESDRTGMRVVIELKKDIAPAVIIDQLYRQTALQSNFGVILLALKGAQPKQMSLRELLQEFLEFREETLSKRFRYELKKAQEKSHLLEGLVLVLQDIDRLIRILRFANNSALAKTDLQTEFTLSETQAEAILSMPLRRITAIEQQKIREELETLQQQVSRLEKLLSDRRELMKFLKKELRDHKKRHSDQRRTHLAWQLRENNQNAIDVESSEENEPPKAKGKKGDRAIQQTIETEQVVASVPEKKSRASTVKQSKPAEIPLISLTTELNIPIAEPQDVTVQITHKGYIKGFENSSKISQSADLSDDVTITSYDTRSDREMVVLTNSGKAFALALANVPIVKGKGRGTPLITLLPDSTERIVSQFVWEKNPESKEGLVLLSSQGKIKRSPLAEFADITARGLIAAKFKEDDSLFWADVVSLDQELAIATSAGRILRLKADETQIPTVGRSAAGNIALRLGSSETQIGVSVLDLVAAPSSELILITAEGFAKRIAAANIRAAVRGAIGAQCFKFQSRTDRLVSMTAIAHPRLDLPVTFLIGQDNDVGLRTVQMPLGAIPLELPNSQGRSIFAGESDLVRSEKVIRVVI, encoded by the coding sequence ATGGCAAAGCAAGGGCAGCAACAGCTAGATTTTTGGTCGGAGTCTAACGGGGGAAAGATCATACCGACTTCACTGCATACAGAGATGCAGCGATCGTACCTAGAGTACGCCATGAGCGTGATTGTCGGTCGTGCTTTGCCCGATGCCCGTGATGGTCTAAAACCAGTGCATCGCCGCATCATCTATGCTATGCACGAACTAGGACTCCTGCCCGATCGCCCCTTTCGTAAGTGCGCCCGTGTGGTCGGGGACGTTTTGGGTAAATATCACCCCCACGGTGATCAGTCGGTTTACGATGCCCTTGTGCGCTTAGTACAGGATTTTTCTAGCCGTTATCCTTTGCTGGCAGGACATGGTAACTTCGGCTCGGTGGACAATGACCCTGCGGCGGCGATGCGCTATACCGAATGTCGCTTGGCAGCAATCGGTAATGAGGCTTTACTAGGGGAAATTGAGGAAGAGGTTGTTGACTTTGTCGATAACTTTGATGGTTCAGAGCAGGAGCCTGCGGTATTGCCTGCCCAATTGCCGATGTTATTGCTCAATGGCGCAACGGGCATTGCTGTGGGAATGGCGACAAATATTCCGCCCCATAATTTGAGTGAAGTGATTGATGGAGCGATCGCCTTGATCGATAATCCTAATTTACCCGATGAGCAGTTACTAAGCCTAATTCCTGCACCCGATTTCCCTACAGGTGGGATCATCATGAATGAGGAGGGAGTGCGCGAAGCATACCTCACAGGTCGTGGCAGTATCACCATTCGTGGGGTTGCCTCGGTTGAGCAGTTTGGCGGTAAAGGTACGGGCAAGCGCCAAAAACTTGCCATTATTGTTACCGAGTTGCCCTATCAGGTTAATAAATCTGCATGGATCGAGAAGATTGCCGAATTGGTTAACAATGGCAAAATCGAGGGCATTTCCGATATTCGTGATGAAAGCGATCGCACAGGAATGCGAGTGGTGATTGAACTGAAAAAAGATATTGCCCCTGCCGTAATTATCGATCAGCTCTATCGACAAACTGCTTTGCAATCAAATTTTGGCGTAATTCTCCTTGCATTGAAAGGCGCTCAACCTAAACAAATGAGTTTGCGAGAGCTACTGCAAGAATTTCTAGAATTCCGTGAAGAGACTTTATCCAAACGCTTCCGTTATGAATTGAAGAAGGCGCAGGAAAAATCGCATTTATTGGAAGGATTAGTACTAGTTCTCCAAGATATTGATCGCCTGATTAGAATCCTGAGATTTGCCAATAATAGCGCCCTTGCTAAAACTGATTTGCAAACGGAATTTACCCTATCAGAAACTCAAGCGGAAGCAATTCTCTCCATGCCTTTGCGGCGGATTACTGCCATTGAGCAACAGAAGATCCGTGAGGAATTGGAGACTTTACAACAGCAAGTTTCGCGATTAGAGAAATTACTAAGCGATCGCCGCGAGCTGATGAAATTCCTCAAAAAAGAATTGCGTGATCACAAAAAACGTCATAGCGATCAAAGGAGGACACATTTAGCATGGCAATTGCGAGAAAATAATCAAAATGCGATTGATGTTGAGTCCAGTGAAGAAAATGAACCACCTAAGGCAAAAGGTAAAAAAGGCGATCGCGCAATTCAACAAACCATTGAAACGGAGCAGGTAGTCGCAAGCGTCCCTGAGAAAAAATCTCGCGCCTCAACTGTCAAGCAATCCAAGCCCGCCGAAATTCCACTTATTTCTCTGACGACTGAACTAAATATCCCCATTGCTGAGCCTCAAGATGTTACTGTCCAAATTACACACAAGGGCTATATCAAGGGTTTTGAGAATAGTTCCAAAATCTCGCAGTCAGCAGATTTGAGTGATGATGTGACGATCACTTCCTACGATACCCGTAGCGATCGGGAAATGGTGGTACTCACAAATTCAGGTAAAGCCTTTGCCCTAGCCCTAGCCAATGTTCCGATTGTGAAAGGTAAAGGACGTGGTACTCCCTTAATTACGCTATTGCCAGATAGTACAGAGCGCATTGTCTCACAATTTGTCTGGGAAAAGAATCCTGAATCTAAGGAAGGGCTAGTGTTGCTTTCTAGTCAAGGCAAAATTAAGCGATCGCCTCTTGCGGAATTTGCGGATATAACTGCCCGCGGATTAATTGCCGCCAAATTTAAAGAAGATGATTCTCTCTTCTGGGCAGATGTGGTGAGTTTAGATCAAGAATTGGCGATCGCTACCTCCGCAGGGCGCATCCTCCGCCTCAAAGCTGATGAAACGCAGATCCCTACCGTTGGTCGTTCTGCCGCAGGAAATATTGCTCTACGTCTAGGCAGTTCTGAGACCCAAATTGGCGTGTCAGTATTAGATCTCGTAGCTGCTCCTAGTTCAGAGCTAATTTTAATTACCGCCGAAGGATTTGCCAAGCGAATTGCGGCGGCTAATATCAGAGCTGCTGTCCGAGGTGCGATCGGCGCTCAATGCTTTAAGTTTCAATCCCGCACCGATAGATTAGTCAGCATGACTGCGATCGCGCATCCTCGCCTAGATTTACCCGTCACCTTCCTGATTGGTCAAGATAATGATGTTGGTTTACGAACCGTGCAAATGCCTTTAGGCGCGATTCCTCTCGAATTGCCCAATAGTCAAGGTAGGTCGATATTTGCAGGTGAAAGTGACTTGGTAAGATCCGAGAAGGTAATTCGCGTAGTAATCTGA
- a CDS encoding molybdenum cofactor guanylyltransferase encodes MKITAIALSGGKSSRMGRDKALLEINGETLLSKTSRIALQIADSVYIVARSQEQYQSLKIDSQDSIYLVLDQKFDGALVGFWQGIQAIAKPTDWILLLACDLPNLQSEILQAWARQLADLPKTAIAYLPRHEVNSDEAKKQWEPLCGFYRWQCCDSLMEFIEKGGRSLQKWLDTQEIIAIPNVPSSMLFNCNTPDDFHQYCLKQVSS; translated from the coding sequence ATGAAGATTACAGCAATCGCACTTTCAGGTGGTAAAAGTTCGCGAATGGGAAGAGATAAAGCTCTATTAGAAATTAATGGCGAAACTCTCTTATCAAAAACTAGCCGAATTGCTTTGCAAATAGCTGACTCAGTATATATTGTGGCTCGTAGTCAAGAACAATATCAAAGCTTGAAAATAGATTCTCAAGATTCCATTTATTTGGTTCTTGACCAGAAATTTGATGGCGCATTAGTCGGATTTTGGCAAGGAATTCAAGCGATCGCCAAGCCGACCGATTGGATACTATTACTTGCTTGTGACTTGCCGAATCTACAAAGTGAGATTTTACAAGCTTGGGCTAGACAATTAGCAGACTTACCTAAAACTGCGATCGCCTATTTACCACGCCATGAAGTCAATTCTGATGAAGCGAAAAAGCAATGGGAACCTCTCTGTGGCTTTTATCGATGGCAATGTTGTGATTCACTGATGGAGTTTATAGAAAAGGGAGGGCGATCGTTACAGAAATGGTTGGATACACAAGAAATTATCGCAATTCCCAATGTACCTTCGTCGATGCTATTTAACTGCAACACCCCTGATGATTTCCATCAATATTGCTTAAAACAAGTATCATCCTAA
- the cbiT gene encoding precorrin-6Y C5,15-methyltransferase subunit CbiT — protein sequence MSEPIWSYVTPGIPDELFERLPGIPMSKCETRLLILGQLRLKVDSILWDIGAGTGTIPIETGLLCPQGQIVAIERDEDVAGLIAVNCKKFGVNNVEIKVGSAPECLTGLAAQPDRICIEGGRSVSEILEYSWERLQSDGRAIATTNSLEGLYAISASFAKLQARNVEVVQCSVNRLEIRGNRQVFAAISPIFIISGEKI from the coding sequence ATGTCTGAACCCATCTGGTCATATGTCACCCCCGGCATTCCTGACGAACTCTTCGAGCGCTTGCCAGGTATCCCCATGAGCAAATGTGAGACTCGCTTGCTAATTTTGGGTCAGTTACGCTTAAAGGTAGACTCGATCTTGTGGGACATTGGCGCAGGTACAGGAACCATCCCAATTGAGACGGGGTTACTCTGTCCTCAGGGTCAAATTGTGGCGATCGAGCGGGATGAAGATGTGGCGGGATTGATTGCCGTCAACTGCAAAAAATTTGGGGTGAATAATGTCGAAATCAAGGTTGGCAGTGCGCCAGAATGTCTCACTGGTCTAGCGGCCCAACCCGATCGCATTTGTATTGAAGGTGGGCGATCGGTATCGGAAATTCTGGAATATAGTTGGGAGCGTTTACAGTCTGATGGTAGAGCGATCGCTACTACCAATAGTCTTGAAGGCTTATATGCAATTTCAGCGAGTTTTGCAAAATTGCAAGCTCGGAATGTTGAGGTGGTGCAATGTTCGGTTAACCGCTTAGAAATCCGTGGCAATCGTCAAGTTTTCGCTGCTATCAGCCCGATATTTATCATCAGTGGCGAAAAAATATAA
- a CDS encoding serine/threonine protein kinase, translated as MLSNLLDNRYRVTSVLGSGGFGETYLAEDTKMPSNRRCVIKQLKPVADNPQMYELLQQRFHREAVVLEALGEESRYIPKLYANFIENGLFYLVQEWIDGLTLTQEIERNGNWNEDAVRRLMSSILQTLIYVHERGIIHRDIKPDNIILRAGEPVLIDFGAVKETLNVSTIRSSSQQAHSIVIGTPGFMASEQAAGRPFFASDLYSLALTAIFALTGKYPQELGTDPQTGEVLWQSQVTGISANLKAIFTKALQFDPRDRYKSAREMLEALQPNQSSHQSNSAPLVPIQPAMSNMQTVAVTPRGYTPHAIQNQPDIYVYQPQHDPKKKIFGQALATVIVGGAIGAAIALGVVVSQNGGIVAFWNKISPFNKSVDKKAFYFLADSAFEDKNYANLRVQALIAQGFKEAGAFWIPDYPNLGNSQYYQVYAVPFTEANSCINDLKTYVKRVPDAYCAFASLNAKDPVNRVTGDQFQVSTSPSATPTPSPTPTVTPSQKAKPSPEQFVKSYYSLVNDRQFQNAWKNLTPKFQSDRAGGYSTFTDWWRTIDKVSVNGSRLVEVKENSAIIDIDLTYQKGKALFPETLRMNLVWDEASGQWQINETKRQ; from the coding sequence ATGCTGTCAAACCTTTTAGATAACCGCTATCGCGTCACTAGCGTCCTCGGTAGTGGTGGCTTTGGTGAGACCTATTTGGCTGAAGATACCAAAATGCCATCTAATCGTCGTTGTGTGATCAAGCAACTTAAACCCGTTGCCGATAATCCACAGATGTATGAGTTATTGCAACAGCGCTTTCACCGCGAGGCAGTGGTACTTGAAGCCTTAGGAGAAGAAAGTCGCTATATCCCAAAACTTTATGCCAACTTTATTGAGAATGGCTTGTTCTATCTAGTCCAAGAATGGATTGATGGATTAACCTTAACTCAAGAGATAGAACGTAATGGTAACTGGAATGAAGATGCTGTCCGCAGGCTGATGAGCAGTATTCTCCAAACGCTCATTTATGTGCATGAACGGGGCATTATTCACCGTGATATTAAGCCTGACAATATTATTTTGCGTGCTGGGGAGCCTGTCCTCATCGATTTTGGTGCAGTCAAAGAAACTCTGAATGTAAGTACGATTCGGAGTTCTTCACAGCAAGCCCATTCGATCGTGATTGGGACACCGGGGTTTATGGCTTCAGAGCAGGCGGCGGGTAGACCATTTTTTGCAAGCGATCTCTACAGTCTTGCCCTGACTGCCATTTTTGCTCTCACTGGCAAATATCCCCAAGAGCTAGGCACTGATCCTCAAACGGGTGAAGTACTCTGGCAAAGTCAAGTAACGGGGATTAGCGCTAATTTAAAGGCAATATTTACTAAGGCACTCCAATTTGATCCTCGCGATCGCTATAAGTCTGCAAGAGAGATGCTTGAAGCATTGCAACCTAATCAATCTTCTCACCAGTCAAACTCTGCTCCATTGGTTCCCATTCAACCAGCGATGTCGAATATGCAGACGGTGGCAGTAACACCTAGAGGCTATACGCCACATGCAATTCAAAATCAACCTGATATTTACGTCTATCAACCACAGCACGATCCGAAAAAGAAGATCTTCGGTCAAGCTTTAGCAACAGTCATTGTTGGTGGCGCAATTGGTGCAGCGATCGCCTTAGGTGTTGTCGTCTCCCAAAATGGTGGTATCGTCGCCTTCTGGAATAAAATCTCTCCCTTTAATAAATCAGTTGATAAGAAAGCATTCTATTTCCTCGCAGATTCAGCTTTTGAAGATAAAAACTATGCCAATTTAAGAGTACAAGCGCTGATAGCTCAAGGTTTTAAAGAAGCAGGGGCTTTCTGGATACCCGACTATCCGAATCTCGGTAATAGTCAATATTATCAAGTCTATGCAGTTCCTTTTACCGAGGCAAATAGTTGCATTAACGATCTCAAGACCTATGTTAAGCGTGTTCCTGATGCCTACTGTGCCTTTGCCAGTCTAAATGCGAAAGATCCAGTTAATCGGGTGACAGGTGACCAGTTCCAAGTATCAACTTCTCCTTCCGCAACTCCTACCCCCTCGCCTACGCCAACTGTAACTCCTTCTCAGAAAGCCAAACCCTCTCCCGAACAGTTTGTCAAGAGCTACTACAGTCTCGTTAACGATCGCCAATTTCAAAACGCATGGAAAAATCTCACGCCCAAATTTCAAAGCGATCGCGCAGGCGGATATAGTACTTTCACAGACTGGTGGCGAACCATTGATAAAGTTTCCGTTAATGGATCGCGTTTAGTTGAAGTTAAGGAAAACTCGGCAATTATTGACATTGATTTAACCTATCAAAAGGGTAAAGCTCTATTTCCTGAAACCCTACGCATGAATCTAGTATGGGATGAAGCTTCAGGACAATGGCAAATCAATGAAACTAAGCGACAGTAA
- a CDS encoding BLUF domain-containing protein, whose product MKRLTYISSFSRSLSKREIEAIGHISQTNNSREGITGVLLSCNGIFFQILEGDEDRIDRLYEKILRDDRHSNILCLKSELNVLARKFPDWSMEVIVLDENNDILLQPIKILLQTLGESQTILANYTQSGVLQAIENGINPLTLKPLYSDKIILFADIISFSGITEKLQVAEVVDLLNQFFTICTRAITARGGEVTKFIGDCVMAYFDGDRADDSLQASLDILAELELLRNQAPANSPLRVLYIGIGLSKGIVLEGNIGSQTKKEYTVIGDAVNVAARIEALTRQLNRFLVFSASVRAGLSDRWKPVRLGDFHTKGRESIVEVYSVDDVLTFQKSDFHKLKQEIKQHLELISCQA is encoded by the coding sequence ATGAAAAGGCTAACTTATATTAGTAGCTTCTCGCGATCGCTTAGCAAAAGAGAGATTGAAGCCATTGGACATATTTCTCAGACTAATAATTCTAGGGAAGGAATTACGGGGGTTTTATTAAGCTGCAACGGCATTTTCTTTCAAATTTTAGAAGGCGATGAAGACCGCATTGATCGGCTGTACGAGAAGATTTTACGAGATGATCGTCATAGCAATATTTTATGCTTGAAATCTGAATTAAATGTTTTAGCCCGTAAGTTTCCTGATTGGTCAATGGAAGTCATCGTTCTTGATGAAAATAATGACATTCTCTTGCAACCAATTAAAATTCTTTTGCAAACTCTAGGCGAATCTCAAACCATTCTCGCTAACTATACCCAGTCAGGAGTTTTGCAAGCAATTGAGAATGGGATTAATCCCCTCACCCTCAAACCACTCTATAGCGATAAAATCATCTTATTTGCTGATATTATCTCCTTTTCTGGCATTACTGAAAAATTGCAAGTTGCTGAAGTAGTAGATTTGCTCAACCAGTTCTTTACCATTTGCACGCGAGCGATTACTGCAAGAGGTGGTGAAGTTACGAAATTTATTGGCGATTGCGTAATGGCATATTTTGATGGCGATCGCGCAGATGATTCGCTACAGGCAAGCCTAGATATTTTGGCGGAACTAGAGCTTTTACGCAATCAAGCCCCTGCCAATAGTCCATTACGAGTTCTCTACATTGGCATTGGTCTATCTAAAGGAATTGTGTTAGAGGGAAATATCGGTTCGCAAACAAAGAAGGAATATACAGTGATTGGTGATGCCGTCAATGTTGCCGCCAGAATCGAAGCTCTCACCAGACAGTTAAATCGATTTCTCGTATTTTCTGCTTCTGTACGTGCAGGATTAAGCGATCGCTGGAAGCCTGTTAGGCTTGGCGATTTTCATACCAAGGGAAGAGAAAGTATCGTCGAAGTCTATTCTGTTGACGATGTATTAACCTTCCAAAAATCAGATTTTCATAAATTAAAACAAGAGATCAAGCAACACCTAGAGCTAATTAGCTGCCAAGCATAA
- a CDS encoding BLUF domain-containing protein, which yields MKRLTYISNFSRSLTRKEIENIEIISQKNNFREGITGILLSCSGIFFQILEGDDHRVDSLYEKILKDDRHHQVLCLKSEANITERFFPDWSMKVITIDENSEILLKPIKVLLQSLGESKMALANYTHSGVLQAIENGINPLTLTPRYTEKIIFFADIMGFASMTEKLQVTEVAELLNQFFTICTSEIAAKGGEVTKFIGDCVMAYFDGDRANEALQASLDILSELEILRDRSPVNSPLRVLYVGIGLSKGTVLEGNIGSQTKKEYAIIGDAVNVAARIESLTRKLNRFLVFSAAVREGLSDRWKLLKMGDFYAKGREAIVEVYSIDNPLASQKSDFHHLKQEINEQLELIGKQTLVSYKQRKTLFKLYDR from the coding sequence ATGAAAAGGCTAACCTATATTAGTAACTTCTCGCGATCATTGACCAGAAAGGAAATAGAAAATATTGAGATTATTTCACAAAAAAATAATTTTAGGGAAGGGATTACAGGAATATTACTGAGTTGCAGTGGTATTTTCTTTCAAATTTTGGAAGGGGATGATCATCGAGTAGATTCATTGTACGAAAAAATTTTAAAAGATGATCGTCACCATCAAGTTTTATGTCTTAAGTCAGAAGCAAACATTACTGAGAGATTCTTTCCTGACTGGTCGATGAAAGTAATTACAATAGATGAAAACAGCGAGATTTTATTAAAACCAATTAAAGTATTGCTACAAAGCTTGGGAGAGTCAAAAATGGCTTTGGCAAACTATACGCATTCAGGGGTTTTACAAGCCATCGAAAACGGAATCAATCCTCTTACCCTGACCCCACGCTATACCGAAAAAATTATTTTCTTTGCGGATATTATGGGCTTTGCCAGTATGACTGAGAAACTCCAAGTTACCGAAGTTGCAGAGTTACTCAATCAATTTTTTACAATTTGCACTTCAGAAATCGCAGCTAAAGGCGGAGAAGTCACGAAGTTTATCGGCGATTGCGTGATGGCATATTTCGATGGTGATCGTGCAAATGAAGCTTTACAAGCAAGTCTAGACATTCTTTCAGAATTAGAGATTTTACGAGATCGATCGCCTGTTAATAGCCCGTTGCGAGTTCTTTATGTGGGGATTGGGCTATCTAAGGGAACAGTTTTAGAAGGAAATATCGGTTCTCAAACCAAAAAAGAGTATGCAATCATCGGCGATGCAGTTAATGTTGCCGCAAGAATTGAATCGCTAACGCGAAAGTTAAATAGATTTTTAGTATTTTCGGCAGCAGTACGAGAGGGACTCAGTGATCGCTGGAAATTGTTAAAAATGGGGGATTTCTATGCTAAAGGAAGAGAAGCGATCGTGGAAGTATATTCAATTGATAATCCTTTGGCATCTCAAAAATCAGATTTCCACCATCTAAAACAAGAGATTAACGAGCAGCTTGAACTCATAGGAAAGCAAACTCTAGTGTCTTACAAACAACGCAAAACACTATTTAAGCTTTACGATCGCTAA
- the rpiA gene encoding ribose-5-phosphate isomerase RpiA — protein sequence MSISAEDIKKLKQEVGIAAAQRVKSGMVVGLGTGSTTAFAIEELGRRIAAGELTDIVGIPTSFQASVLGKKYGIPIRSLDDVDRVDVAIDGADEVDPHKTLIKGGGAAHTREKVVDSLASLFIVVVDESKLVDKLGSTFAVPIEVLPMAVAPVTRAVEKLGGKPDLRMGVKKDGPVITDQGNMVLDVTFDAIADAAELEKTLNNIPGVVENGLFVGVTDLILVGEFKDGKPQIREIS from the coding sequence ATGAGTATTTCTGCTGAAGATATTAAAAAGTTAAAACAAGAAGTTGGAATTGCGGCGGCGCAACGAGTCAAGTCTGGAATGGTCGTTGGCTTAGGTACTGGATCAACTACTGCTTTTGCGATCGAGGAGCTAGGTAGACGCATTGCGGCGGGTGAACTTACTGACATTGTTGGTATCCCCACCTCCTTCCAAGCTTCAGTACTAGGAAAAAAATATGGTATTCCTATCCGCAGTCTTGATGATGTCGATCGCGTAGATGTAGCGATCGATGGTGCTGACGAGGTTGATCCTCATAAGACTTTGATTAAGGGTGGTGGCGCAGCCCATACTCGCGAAAAGGTAGTTGATTCCCTCGCAAGCCTCTTTATCGTTGTAGTCGATGAATCGAAATTAGTTGATAAGCTAGGTTCTACCTTTGCTGTACCCATCGAAGTTTTACCTATGGCTGTTGCGCCTGTAACTAGAGCTGTAGAAAAGCTTGGTGGTAAGCCCGATCTGAGAATGGGCGTGAAAAAAGATGGTCCCGTAATTACCGATCAAGGCAACATGGTTTTAGATGTCACCTTTGATGCGATCGCTGATGCTGCTGAACTAGAAAAGACCTTAAACAATATCCCCGGTGTAGTTGAGAATGGTCTCTTTGTTGGCGTTACCGATCTGATCTTAGTTGGTGAATTTAAAGACGGAAAACCTCAAATTCGCGAAATTTCCTAA